The following proteins come from a genomic window of Proteiniphilum propionicum:
- a CDS encoding MlaD family protein, with amino-acid sequence MNKNLNRSALIGLAFITSLVMIYFGINFLKGINIFKRQNQYYAVFEDVSKLLISSPVYVKGYQIGLINTINIISTEPMQFAVGINLDEGIRITEGSYLEYGIDMFGASTVNLFMAPSGVYLQPGDTITGGKETGLMDDVAGMMPMADSIIQRIDSVLFSLNKILSHPSWERSINGIGQTIEQLNNSSASLNRIVGSLEKELPEIGNNLASVSNDLKDFSGGLSQLDIKTTFISIDETANNLKLLTGKLNSNDNSLGLLLNDTKLYDSLSVTLDTASKLLEDIRQNPERYLTVRVRLF; translated from the coding sequence ATGAATAAAAACTTAAACAGGAGTGCGCTTATAGGGCTGGCATTTATTACAAGCCTCGTCATGATTTATTTCGGAATTAATTTTCTTAAAGGGATAAATATTTTCAAAAGGCAGAATCAATATTATGCTGTATTTGAGGATGTATCGAAATTATTAATTTCTTCACCCGTATATGTAAAAGGATATCAAATAGGACTGATAAACACAATAAATATTATCAGCACTGAACCAATGCAATTTGCAGTAGGAATTAATCTTGATGAAGGCATAAGGATTACTGAAGGTAGTTATCTCGAATATGGTATCGATATGTTTGGTGCATCAACAGTAAATCTGTTTATGGCACCATCAGGCGTTTATCTTCAGCCTGGCGATACAATTACCGGGGGAAAAGAGACAGGGCTTATGGATGATGTTGCTGGCATGATGCCTATGGCCGATTCTATTATTCAGCGAATCGATTCTGTCCTTTTTTCATTGAACAAGATTTTGTCACACCCTTCATGGGAACGTTCAATTAATGGTATAGGCCAAACAATAGAGCAACTTAACAACTCAAGTGCAAGCTTGAACCGTATCGTAGGCTCACTGGAAAAAGAACTTCCAGAGATTGGGAATAATCTCGCTTCTGTATCAAACGATTTGAAAGATTTTAGCGGAGGGCTGAGTCAATTGGATATTAAGACTACTTTTATTTCAATTGATGAAACAGCAAACAATCTAAAATTGTTGACCGGAAAGCTTAACAGTAACGATAATTCATTGGGCCTGCTTTTGAACGACACCAAACTATATGACAGTTTGAGCGTAACTTTGGATACTGCTTCAAAACTGCTCGAAGATATTCGTCAGAATCCGGAGAGGTATTTGACTGTAAGAGTGCGCTTATTCTAG
- the dnaA gene encoding chromosomal replication initiator protein DnaA: MNKDYRLLWDNCLKVIRDNIPEPAFNTWFLPIVPLKYLDNVLTVQVPSQFFYEYLEDKYLDLIQQTLYREIGDGTILNYRILVETESNTAVELRGERKPLAGVEKNISKKISAKVPSPFDRVETSEFDSQINSKYTFLNFFEGESNRLARTAAEAVAMNPAKTAFNPLFVHGHSGVGKTHLCHAIGSKVLELYPEKKVLYLSAHLFKVQYTDARRFNTINDFINFYQSIDVLLIDDIHELSGLEKTQNTFFHIFNHLHQNNKQLVMTSDCAPMDMQGVEERLLTRFRWGLTTKLERPDKELRKKILQNKVLSDGLSIPDNVIEYIAENVTENVRDLEGIVVSLMAHSIINNREIDMALARRVVEQSIKFERKRITVQKIQDTVSEFYNVKNELIQSASRKREIVQARQVTMFFIKKHTELSLSQIGVQVGNRNHATVLHACNTVKNYYDVDKSFRSDIDEIERILNS, translated from the coding sequence ATGAATAAAGATTACCGACTTTTATGGGATAACTGTTTGAAAGTTATTCGGGATAATATACCCGAACCAGCATTCAATACATGGTTTCTTCCTATTGTACCTTTAAAGTACCTTGACAATGTACTGACCGTTCAGGTCCCCAGTCAGTTTTTTTATGAGTATCTTGAGGACAAATACCTTGATCTTATCCAACAGACCCTTTATAGGGAGATTGGTGATGGTACTATCCTCAACTATCGTATACTTGTTGAAACAGAAAGTAACACCGCTGTTGAGCTTCGAGGAGAGAGGAAACCTTTAGCAGGTGTAGAAAAGAACATTTCTAAAAAAATTTCAGCCAAAGTGCCAAGCCCGTTCGACAGGGTGGAGACATCAGAGTTCGATTCACAGATAAATTCAAAGTACACCTTTCTCAATTTTTTTGAGGGGGAGAGCAATCGTCTGGCACGAACAGCAGCAGAGGCAGTAGCTATGAATCCTGCGAAAACTGCATTCAACCCACTTTTTGTGCATGGGCACTCTGGTGTGGGCAAAACCCATCTCTGCCATGCAATCGGATCAAAAGTGCTGGAATTATACCCTGAAAAAAAGGTGTTATATCTGTCTGCACATCTCTTTAAGGTTCAATATACCGATGCTCGGCGGTTCAACACAATAAACGACTTTATCAATTTCTACCAGAGTATTGATGTCTTGCTGATTGACGATATTCATGAACTATCGGGATTGGAAAAAACGCAAAACACTTTTTTCCATATTTTCAACCACTTGCATCAGAATAACAAACAGTTGGTTATGACATCAGACTGTGCTCCCATGGATATGCAAGGGGTTGAGGAGAGGCTGCTTACACGTTTTCGATGGGGCTTGACCACAAAACTGGAACGCCCCGATAAGGAGCTGCGAAAGAAGATTCTTCAGAACAAGGTGTTGTCCGACGGACTCTCTATACCTGATAATGTGATAGAATATATTGCGGAAAATGTGACAGAAAACGTACGTGATCTGGAGGGAATAGTTGTATCACTCATGGCGCATTCTATTATCAACAATCGTGAAATTGATATGGCGCTGGCAAGGAGGGTGGTGGAACAAAGTATAAAATTCGAGAGGAAACGGATTACTGTACAGAAGATACAGGATACGGTATCTGAGTTTTATAATGTGAAAAATGAGCTTATTCAGTCGGCCTCACGAAAGCGGGAAATTGTACAGGCGCGCCAGGTGACAATGTTTTTTATCAAAAAGCACACTGAGTTATCTCTCTCCCAGATAGGTGTACAGGTGGGCAACCGTAATCATGCAACAGTACTTCATGCTTGTAATACAGTAAAAAACTACTATGATGTTGACAAAAGCTTCCGTTCAGATATTGATGAGATTGAAAGAATACTGAACTCCTGA
- a CDS encoding HNH endonuclease signature motif containing protein produces the protein MEYSSKRILTAVFLLIGFTLYSQVPEGYYSAADGMSGAELKTALYNIIKDPKVIPYSHLWKVFETTDTRKNNKVWDMYSDRSDGGPKYLYDFTTDRCGSYREEGDCYNREHIMPLSWFNGTKSLESDLFHIYPADGYVNNRRGSLPFGEAGITYWESSNGSKVGRNTFGDYTKTIFEPVDEYKGDFARSLLYVVTAYEDRIPYWSSDQVGGLRYPGFSEWSLLLLLKWHRDDPVSSKEVRRNEEVYKIQGNRNPYIDYPDLVEHVWGKYKSVPFEFKKLTNSFLQIECSPFERWIEDMKCLLNRNRR, from the coding sequence ATGGAGTATTCTAGTAAAAGGATTCTCACTGCTGTTTTTCTGCTGATTGGATTTACTCTTTACTCTCAGGTTCCGGAAGGGTATTATTCCGCAGCCGATGGGATGAGTGGTGCTGAACTGAAGACTGCATTATATAATATTATTAAGGATCCCAAAGTGATTCCATACTCTCATTTGTGGAAGGTATTTGAAACAACCGATACACGAAAGAATAACAAAGTATGGGACATGTATTCAGATAGATCGGATGGGGGGCCCAAATACCTTTATGACTTTACTACTGACCGTTGCGGTTCCTACAGAGAAGAGGGTGATTGCTATAACCGTGAGCATATAATGCCTCTAAGCTGGTTTAACGGTACTAAATCATTGGAATCAGATCTATTTCACATTTATCCTGCCGATGGTTACGTTAACAATCGACGGGGTAGCCTTCCTTTTGGAGAAGCAGGAATAACCTACTGGGAATCTTCTAACGGTTCAAAAGTTGGAAGGAACACTTTCGGGGACTATACTAAAACAATTTTTGAACCAGTTGATGAATACAAGGGCGATTTTGCCCGGTCTCTGCTCTATGTTGTAACAGCCTATGAAGACAGGATTCCCTACTGGAGCTCAGACCAGGTTGGTGGGCTCAGATATCCTGGATTCAGTGAATGGTCGCTCCTACTACTTTTAAAGTGGCATCGCGATGATCCGGTCAGCAGTAAAGAGGTTAGAAGGAATGAAGAGGTGTACAAGATACAGGGAAACCGTAATCCCTATATTGATTATCCCGATTTGGTGGAACATGTGTGGGGAAAGTATAAGTCGGTTCCTTTTGAATTTAAAAAGCTTACCAACAGTTTTTTGCAGATTGAATGCAGCCCGTTTGAGAGGTGGATTGAAGATATGAAATGTTTACTAAACAGAAACAGGAGATGA
- a CDS encoding metallophosphoesterase family protein has protein sequence MFTKQKQEMRGYLSMLSFLVVIFTCRASAYPDQLKIALITDIHFLSPQLVCKGDALYAYEEATGRNVGDLHEVLNKVVDELKDVAPDILLIAGDITNNGEQQSHIDFIDKLKPLQDEGTRVFVIPGNHDVNVPDAKAYKGMDPTPVKSVSRKEFAELYALFGYGGALKRDDVSLSYLAEINETTWLLCLDTNRYDESSKSSITGGTIRTQTLDWALDIVREAREKNIRILGMMHHGLVEHFPYQAAFFPNYLVKDWQKNADLLADAGLNVVFTGHFHSNDITLRVTSAGNTIYDVETASLAQYPFAYRIMLLTNKNLSIDTRFISSVPGNPFLDKEYRQKLERITRRVVFGRLNRIGLTMSCEMKQTITDLIVKMNLLHVRGDEMPDMEMMTAVRDFAILMEGEADINSFAFDFPPEDNNVVIELF, from the coding sequence ATGTTTACTAAACAGAAACAGGAGATGAGAGGCTACCTGTCAATGCTTTCTTTTCTTGTTGTCATTTTTACTTGTCGCGCATCAGCCTATCCGGATCAGCTGAAGATAGCGTTGATAACCGATATACATTTTCTCTCGCCACAGCTTGTTTGCAAAGGTGATGCACTCTATGCCTATGAGGAGGCTACAGGCAGGAATGTGGGCGACTTGCATGAGGTGCTGAACAAGGTTGTTGACGAATTAAAAGATGTTGCACCCGATATATTGCTTATAGCCGGCGATATTACAAATAATGGTGAACAACAAAGCCATATCGATTTTATTGATAAACTAAAACCGCTTCAAGATGAGGGTACACGTGTTTTTGTTATTCCAGGGAACCACGATGTGAATGTTCCAGATGCAAAAGCTTATAAAGGAATGGATCCTACTCCGGTAAAAAGTGTTTCCAGGAAAGAATTTGCTGAGCTATACGCATTGTTTGGTTATGGAGGAGCATTGAAAAGAGATGATGTTTCTTTGAGTTATCTGGCTGAAATAAATGAAACTACCTGGTTGCTATGTTTAGATACCAACCGTTACGATGAGAGTAGCAAGAGCTCTATTACTGGTGGCACAATTCGCACGCAAACTTTGGATTGGGCGCTAGATATAGTTCGTGAAGCGAGAGAAAAAAATATTCGAATTTTGGGGATGATGCACCACGGACTGGTAGAGCATTTCCCTTATCAGGCAGCCTTTTTTCCAAATTATCTTGTGAAGGATTGGCAGAAAAATGCTGATCTTCTGGCCGATGCCGGGTTAAATGTGGTTTTTACGGGACATTTTCACTCCAATGATATTACACTGAGAGTCACTTCTGCCGGTAATACAATTTACGATGTGGAGACTGCAAGTCTGGCACAGTATCCTTTTGCATATAGAATAATGCTATTGACCAACAAAAACTTATCAATAGATACTCGTTTTATATCCTCTGTGCCGGGAAATCCATTTCTTGATAAAGAGTATAGACAAAAGCTGGAGAGAATTACCCGTAGAGTGGTATTTGGCAGGCTGAATAGAATTGGCTTGACGATGTCCTGTGAAATGAAACAGACGATTACCGATTTGATTGTGAAAATGAACTTGCTTCATGTAAGAGGTGATGAGATGCCCGATATGGAAATGATGACGGCTGTTCGTGATTTTGCCATACTTATGGAAGGAGAAGCAGATATAAATTCCTTTGCTTTTGATTTTCCCCCAGAGGATAACAATGTGGTGATTGAGTTGTTTTAA
- a CDS encoding ribonuclease HII, translated as MKLFAGLLPCLSPGRLEAGCDEAGRGCLAGPVFAAAVILPADFHCDYLNDSKQMSENQRDELRPVIEENALSFALGVCTPGEIDKMNILWASVKAMHRALSRLTLPPEHILVDGNRFSPYMNTPYTCVIKGDSKYLSIAAASVLAKTYRDEYMRQLHEEYPFYGWDRNKGYPTKAHRAAIRKYGITGHHRKSFNLFDRQLEINW; from the coding sequence ATGAAGCTTTTTGCTGGTTTATTGCCATGTCTTAGCCCTGGCCGTTTGGAAGCCGGTTGCGATGAAGCAGGACGAGGCTGCCTTGCCGGTCCGGTATTTGCCGCAGCGGTAATCCTTCCTGCTGATTTTCATTGTGATTATCTAAATGACTCAAAGCAAATGTCCGAAAATCAAAGAGATGAACTGCGCCCAGTAATTGAAGAAAATGCTCTTAGCTTTGCTTTGGGAGTATGCACTCCCGGAGAGATTGATAAAATGAATATCCTTTGGGCTTCCGTAAAAGCAATGCACCGCGCATTATCTCGCCTTACTTTACCCCCTGAGCATATTCTTGTTGATGGAAATCGTTTCTCTCCCTATATGAATACTCCATACACCTGTGTAATCAAGGGTGATTCAAAGTACCTTTCCATTGCTGCTGCTTCGGTTTTAGCAAAAACTTACCGGGATGAATATATGAGGCAGCTACACGAGGAATATCCTTTCTATGGCTGGGACAGGAATAAAGGATATCCTACAAAGGCACATCGTGCAGCTATCAGGAAGTACGGCATTACCGGGCATCATCGGAAAAGCTTTAATCTGTTTGACAGGCAGTTGGAGATTAATTGGTGA
- a CDS encoding Tex family protein, protein MSVIHSLISRSLNINLKNVESTLKLLDEGATIPFISRYRKEVTGGLDEVQIASIKELNLKYLELEKRKEYVLKSITEQERLTPELEKKITECWSTTELEDLYLPFKPKRQTRAEIARKHGLEPLAKWLMAQYFKPVETEAFKYVKEELLDAGSVLKGACDIIAEWVNEDVNTRQTVRNIFAREAVITSKVVKGKEDQGEKYRDYFDFSAMLSRCPSHRILAIRRGEAEGFLRVSISTDDEKCLNTLVLRYAKNDSEAADYVKKAVIDGYKRLLKPSIETEFANLSKEKADESAIAVFAENLRQLLLSPPLGQKRILGIDPGYRTGCKLVCLDEQGSLLHNETIYPHPPQNEFSKSAGKVSKLVTTYKIDAIAIGNGTASRETERFIANLRYDREIKVYVVSENGASIYSASKTAREEFPEYDVTVRGAVSIGRRLSDPLAELVKIDPKSIGVGQYQHDVDQSKLKQSLDQTVESCVNLVGVNLNTASKHLLMYVSGLGESLAQNIVNYRTENGIFRSRKELKKVPRLGEKAFEQCAGFLRIPDAENPLDNSAVHPESYPVVEKMAKDLKSSVRDLIGNKQLIETIDIDSYKNDKTGRETLIDILQELEKPGRDPRTKAQVLEFDASIRTIDDVKEGMTLPGIVTNITNFGCFVDIGIKENGLVHISELADKFVSNPTDVVSLHQHIRVKVLSVDLERKRIQLSMKNIG, encoded by the coding sequence ATGTCAGTAATACATTCATTGATCTCAAGATCACTCAATATCAACTTAAAGAACGTAGAAAGCACACTCAAACTACTGGACGAAGGGGCAACAATTCCCTTTATCAGCCGCTACAGGAAAGAAGTAACCGGTGGACTGGATGAAGTGCAGATAGCAAGTATCAAAGAACTGAACTTGAAATATCTTGAACTTGAAAAGCGAAAGGAGTATGTGCTTAAATCAATAACTGAACAGGAGAGACTAACACCGGAACTCGAAAAAAAAATTACAGAATGCTGGAGCACCACTGAACTTGAAGACCTTTACCTCCCTTTTAAGCCCAAGCGGCAGACACGAGCAGAAATTGCCCGCAAACACGGCTTGGAGCCACTAGCCAAGTGGCTTATGGCTCAGTATTTCAAACCAGTGGAAACGGAAGCCTTTAAGTACGTAAAAGAGGAGCTGCTCGATGCTGGATCAGTACTCAAGGGTGCTTGCGATATTATTGCCGAATGGGTAAATGAAGATGTGAATACCCGGCAGACAGTACGCAATATCTTTGCACGTGAGGCGGTAATAACTTCTAAAGTAGTGAAGGGGAAAGAGGATCAGGGAGAAAAATACAGAGACTATTTCGACTTCTCCGCCATGCTTTCGCGTTGTCCATCGCACAGGATTTTAGCGATCCGCCGCGGAGAAGCAGAGGGTTTTTTACGTGTTTCTATTTCTACCGACGATGAAAAATGTCTCAATACGCTGGTACTCCGTTATGCCAAAAACGATAGTGAAGCAGCCGATTATGTGAAAAAGGCTGTTATTGACGGTTACAAGCGTCTGCTCAAACCATCAATTGAAACGGAGTTTGCCAATCTCTCCAAAGAGAAAGCCGATGAGTCAGCTATAGCTGTATTCGCAGAAAATCTTCGTCAACTGCTCCTGTCACCGCCACTTGGACAAAAGCGCATACTAGGCATCGATCCAGGTTATCGCACCGGCTGCAAGCTGGTTTGTCTCGATGAACAAGGGAGCCTACTTCACAATGAAACAATCTACCCCCATCCTCCGCAGAACGAGTTTAGCAAATCGGCCGGCAAAGTGAGCAAGCTTGTCACTACCTACAAAATCGACGCCATTGCAATCGGGAACGGGACAGCAAGCCGTGAGACAGAGCGGTTTATCGCTAACCTGAGGTACGACCGTGAGATAAAAGTGTATGTGGTGAGTGAGAATGGCGCCTCCATATATTCGGCATCAAAGACAGCACGTGAGGAGTTCCCGGAATATGACGTCACGGTACGTGGGGCAGTATCTATAGGCAGGAGGCTTAGCGACCCGCTGGCAGAACTGGTGAAGATAGATCCGAAATCGATAGGAGTGGGACAATATCAGCACGATGTAGACCAGTCCAAACTGAAACAGTCTCTCGACCAGACTGTGGAGAGTTGCGTGAACCTCGTGGGAGTGAACCTCAACACTGCAAGCAAGCATCTGCTAATGTATGTATCCGGCTTGGGCGAGTCTCTGGCACAGAACATTGTGAATTACCGTACAGAGAATGGTATATTCCGTTCGCGGAAAGAACTGAAAAAAGTACCACGCCTTGGCGAAAAAGCTTTTGAACAGTGCGCCGGGTTCCTGCGTATTCCCGATGCAGAAAATCCACTTGACAATTCAGCTGTGCATCCTGAAAGTTATCCTGTAGTTGAGAAAATGGCTAAAGATCTGAAATCATCGGTCAGGGACCTGATCGGCAACAAGCAATTGATTGAGACTATCGACATAGACAGTTACAAAAACGATAAAACAGGCAGGGAAACACTCATCGATATCTTGCAGGAACTGGAGAAACCGGGGCGTGACCCACGAACAAAAGCTCAGGTCCTGGAATTTGATGCCAGTATCCGCACCATTGATGATGTGAAAGAGGGGATGACTCTTCCGGGAATCGTAACAAACATCACCAATTTCGGATGTTTCGTGGACATCGGAATAAAAGAGAACGGGCTGGTACATATATCTGAGCTGGCTGATAAATTCGTATCGAACCCAACCGATGTTGTTTCATTGCATCAGCATATCCGCGTGAAGGTGCTGTCTGTTGATTTGGAGCGAAAAAGAATTCAATTGAGCATGAAGAATATCGGTTAA
- the radA gene encoding DNA repair protein RadA, with the protein MAKLKSVYFCTNCGYDSPKWMGKCPSCGEWSTFQEELVRKDAAHKHEDARSFEGVKSDPLPLSKIKADEEPRIDMCDTELNRVLGGGLVPASLVLIGGEPGIGKSTLVLQTILKLSNVRSLYVSGEESARQLKLRAARIGIENDDCLILCETNLDEIFRHVKRTSPQLLIIDSIQTVYSEALESSPGSISQVRECAASFLKFAKQSGTPVLLVGHITKDGSIAGPKILEHIVDTVLQFEGDQHYMYRILRGIKNRFGSTAELGIYEMNQTGLREVDNPSELLLSQNHDGLSGVAIAAAIEGIRPFLIETQSLVSTAAYGTPQRSATGFDIRRMNMLLAVLEKRAGFKLAQKDVFLNIAGGLRVNDPGMDLAIISAVLSSSLDMTVDRDTCLCGEVGLSGEIRPVNRIEQRIQEAEKLGFSRILVPSNNLKGFDKKVSIEIMQVKRVSDAFRLLFS; encoded by the coding sequence ATGGCTAAACTGAAATCAGTATATTTTTGTACTAATTGCGGGTATGATTCACCTAAATGGATGGGTAAATGCCCGTCATGCGGAGAGTGGTCCACATTCCAGGAAGAACTGGTACGCAAAGATGCTGCGCACAAACATGAAGATGCCCGCTCGTTTGAAGGAGTTAAAAGCGATCCGTTGCCGTTGAGTAAAATAAAGGCTGACGAGGAACCACGCATTGATATGTGTGACACGGAGTTAAATCGTGTACTTGGAGGAGGGCTTGTTCCGGCATCACTGGTGCTTATTGGCGGCGAACCTGGAATTGGAAAATCTACTCTGGTACTGCAAACCATTCTGAAACTATCAAATGTTCGCTCTCTATACGTATCGGGAGAGGAGAGCGCTCGGCAGTTGAAACTTCGTGCTGCACGCATCGGAATTGAAAATGATGATTGCCTGATATTGTGTGAAACCAACCTCGATGAGATATTCAGGCATGTGAAGAGAACATCACCGCAACTGCTTATTATCGATTCCATCCAGACTGTTTACAGCGAAGCTCTGGAGTCTTCACCGGGAAGCATCTCACAGGTAAGGGAGTGTGCTGCTTCTTTCTTGAAGTTTGCAAAGCAATCTGGCACTCCGGTATTGCTTGTCGGGCATATTACCAAGGATGGAAGCATTGCAGGACCAAAGATACTTGAGCATATTGTTGATACTGTGTTGCAGTTTGAGGGCGACCAGCACTATATGTATCGTATTCTGCGAGGGATTAAGAACCGGTTCGGCAGTACTGCCGAGTTGGGTATTTATGAGATGAATCAGACTGGACTGAGGGAGGTAGACAACCCCTCGGAACTATTACTTTCACAAAACCATGACGGGTTGAGTGGTGTTGCTATTGCTGCCGCTATTGAAGGTATCCGCCCTTTCCTAATCGAAACGCAATCACTTGTGAGTACAGCTGCATACGGCACGCCTCAACGTTCTGCTACCGGCTTCGATATCAGGAGGATGAATATGTTGCTTGCAGTTTTGGAAAAACGTGCAGGTTTCAAACTCGCACAAAAAGATGTTTTCCTTAATATTGCAGGAGGCCTGAGAGTGAACGATCCTGGTATGGACCTTGCGATAATTAGTGCCGTTCTGTCATCGAGTCTCGACATGACGGTCGATCGCGACACATGTCTCTGTGGTGAAGTGGGGCTATCGGGAGAAATACGCCCTGTGAACCGTATCGAGCAACGTATTCAGGAAGCAGAAAAGCTGGGTTTTTCGCGCATACTTGTTCCTTCTAACAACCTGAAAGGATTTGATAAGAAGGTGTCCATAGAGATAATGCAAGTGAAGAGAGTAAGCGATGCTTTCAGGTTACTATTCTCATGA
- a CDS encoding site-specific integrase: protein MVKLNIYLREYKSSSEGIVWFSFYVKSERVHFSSKVRCEKKSWDKKKMIVKGSDLSYIDKNRVIENIRARINDVFVKYRLRNKTLTRDSFLRAYNRPSDYSTFFEFIKANKKNINFGNEVTTNYTHKTVLKKVEDYQPNLHFDDITEDWLNRYFIYLKKELKNNDNTIHKNLTIFKKYVLAAYKMGYMDENPFANFKIKRGTPSFTYLTEDELRILVDAYKAGVLEDKYHRTLEFFLFMCFSSLHVTDSRNITLEQYSDDSFVYYRVKNRNSKPEPIVIPLSEPLKMIVHNVVGTRKKGKIFQGLPADQTMNRFLKEIATELEINKHITHKSGRHTYATYFLSKTKDITALQEILGHSSLSETMIYAHVLDESKQEGVKCFDGFA from the coding sequence ATGGTAAAACTGAATATTTACTTACGCGAATACAAATCTTCCTCAGAAGGAATCGTATGGTTTAGCTTTTATGTAAAGAGTGAACGTGTACACTTCTCCTCAAAAGTTAGATGTGAGAAAAAGAGTTGGGATAAGAAAAAAATGATTGTAAAAGGATCAGATCTTTCTTACATCGATAAGAATCGAGTGATAGAGAACATACGTGCACGAATCAATGATGTATTTGTAAAATACAGATTACGAAATAAAACACTCACACGCGACTCTTTTCTGCGTGCATACAATCGCCCATCTGACTACTCAACTTTCTTTGAATTCATCAAAGCAAACAAAAAGAATATCAATTTCGGAAATGAGGTTACTACAAACTACACTCATAAAACAGTGTTGAAAAAGGTTGAAGATTATCAACCAAATTTGCATTTTGATGACATTACTGAAGACTGGCTCAATAGGTATTTTATATATCTGAAGAAGGAGCTCAAGAATAATGACAATACTATTCATAAGAATCTTACAATCTTTAAGAAGTATGTTTTGGCAGCTTATAAAATGGGTTACATGGATGAAAACCCTTTTGCAAATTTCAAAATTAAACGAGGTACACCCAGCTTCACATATCTAACAGAAGATGAACTGAGAATACTTGTTGATGCATATAAGGCAGGTGTACTTGAAGATAAATATCATCGCACTCTGGAGTTTTTCTTGTTCATGTGCTTTTCATCTTTACACGTAACAGATTCTCGAAATATAACACTTGAACAATATTCCGATGATTCATTTGTATATTATCGCGTAAAAAACAGAAATTCAAAACCAGAACCGATTGTGATTCCGCTTTCAGAACCACTCAAAATGATTGTGCATAATGTCGTTGGCACCAGAAAAAAAGGTAAAATATTTCAAGGCCTACCTGCAGATCAAACGATGAATCGTTTTTTAAAAGAGATAGCCACAGAATTGGAGATAAATAAACACATTACTCACAAGTCCGGAAGGCACACTTATGCAACATATTTTCTTTCAAAAACAAAAGATATCACAGCTTTACAAGAAATTTTAGGGCATAGTTCACTGAGTGAAACAATGATCTATGCCCATGTTTTGGATGAAAGTAAACAGGAGGGTGTTAAGTGTTTTGATGGGTTTGCATAA